In Deltaproteobacteria bacterium, a single genomic region encodes these proteins:
- the prmC gene encoding peptide chain release factor N(5)-glutamine methyltransferase gives MTDSTPPAPAPPNTAGGAAAGSSGAPRSRWSLGELLDWTQARFAELGIEQPRLDAERLLARAIGCNRITLYTDRDRLVDDDARARFRELVRRRLAREPVAYIEGTRGFHALGLELTVDARVLVPRPETEHLVDWLLEDTQGREHAAILDVGTGSGAIALAVKHGRAHFDVTACDVSPDALAVARDNGTRLGLTIHWVDADLMQGVPRPPDGWVAIAANLPYIATDVIAGLAPEVARHEPRLALDGGPDGLRVVEALLDQIVETDALAPDGAVYLEIGFDQAERTAAMLRARGLAAATRNDYDGVARIVRGRRAPG, from the coding sequence GTGACGGACTCCACCCCACCCGCGCCCGCACCGCCGAACACCGCAGGCGGTGCCGCTGCGGGCTCCTCGGGCGCGCCGCGCTCGCGTTGGAGCCTCGGCGAGCTGCTCGATTGGACGCAGGCCCGCTTCGCAGAGCTCGGGATCGAACAACCCCGCCTCGATGCCGAACGTCTGCTCGCACGCGCGATCGGCTGCAACCGCATCACGCTCTACACCGACCGCGATCGCCTGGTCGATGACGACGCGCGGGCTCGCTTCCGCGAGCTGGTGCGGCGACGACTCGCGCGGGAGCCGGTCGCATACATCGAGGGCACGCGCGGGTTCCATGCGCTCGGCCTCGAGCTCACCGTCGACGCCCGCGTGTTGGTGCCGCGGCCAGAGACCGAACACTTGGTCGACTGGCTGCTCGAGGACACCCAGGGTCGCGAGCACGCCGCGATCCTCGACGTCGGCACGGGCTCGGGTGCGATCGCATTGGCCGTCAAGCACGGGCGCGCGCACTTCGATGTCACCGCGTGCGACGTCTCGCCCGACGCACTCGCGGTCGCGCGCGACAACGGCACGCGGCTCGGGCTGACGATCCACTGGGTCGACGCCGACCTCATGCAGGGTGTCCCGCGCCCGCCCGACGGCTGGGTCGCCATCGCCGCCAACCTTCCGTACATCGCGACCGACGTGATCGCCGGGCTCGCCCCCGAGGTCGCGCGCCACGAGCCCCGGCTCGCACTCGACGGCGGCCCCGACGGACTGCGCGTGGTCGAGGCGCTGCTCGATCAGATCGTCGAGACCGACGCGCTCGCCCCTGACGGCGCCGTGTACCTCGAGATCGGCTTCGATCAGGCCGAGCGCACCGCCGCGATGCTGCGCGCGCGAGGGCTCGCGGCCGCGACCCGCAACGACTACGACGGCGTCGCCCGCATCGTCCGGGGCCGCCGGGCGCCGGGCTGA
- a CDS encoding tetratricopeptide repeat protein, translating to MRRTWSTLSGLLLIAALLLLVPRAGLSATLSSRVAVELATAVPAASQPRPLVVVRALGPMPQDRLRSACRSLLRTYPVRCEIGARRELVGVWSGWNVERAQLDARAALDVLFRDREEHALVELNLTSVDIFEEKKPYVFGLASLTDRIALVSLSRIDGDGSKRLARRLHKLVLHEVGHTLGLHHHDDPSCVMRQDPTTAALDSAPEGPCEVCHGRLESAAARLVRPGQSMLDRARGLLVRGSFDDARLVLAETLHSGEFDVDLLRGFATAFFEARQYNESISVLRFVVKRHPESAEAHVDLGLCYHRRNRDGDRELAIEHLETALELRPDWEQVGDLLEQLL from the coding sequence ATGCGAAGGACCTGGTCGACACTGTCCGGACTGCTGCTGATCGCCGCGCTGCTGCTGCTGGTGCCGCGCGCGGGGTTGTCGGCGACGCTGTCGAGCCGCGTGGCGGTCGAGCTGGCGACCGCGGTGCCGGCGGCGTCGCAACCGCGACCGCTGGTGGTGGTGCGGGCGCTGGGGCCGATGCCGCAGGACCGACTGCGCTCGGCCTGTCGCAGCCTGCTGCGCACCTACCCGGTGCGCTGCGAGATCGGTGCGCGCCGCGAGCTGGTCGGGGTCTGGTCGGGCTGGAACGTCGAGCGCGCGCAGCTCGACGCCCGCGCGGCGCTCGACGTGCTGTTCCGCGATCGCGAGGAGCACGCGTTGGTCGAGCTGAACCTCACCAGCGTCGACATCTTCGAGGAGAAGAAGCCGTACGTGTTCGGGCTCGCGAGCCTGACCGATCGCATCGCGCTGGTGTCGCTGTCGCGCATCGACGGCGACGGCAGCAAGCGGCTCGCGCGACGGCTGCACAAGCTGGTGCTCCACGAGGTCGGGCACACCCTCGGCCTCCACCACCACGACGATCCCTCGTGCGTGATGCGGCAAGATCCCACGACCGCCGCGCTCGACTCGGCGCCCGAAGGGCCCTGCGAGGTGTGCCACGGCCGGCTCGAGAGCGCGGCCGCGCGGCTCGTGCGTCCGGGCCAGAGCATGCTCGACCGCGCACGCGGGCTGTTGGTCCGCGGCAGCTTCGACGACGCGCGCCTGGTGCTGGCCGAGACGCTGCACAGCGGCGAGTTCGACGTGGACCTCCTACGCGGCTTCGCGACCGCGTTCTTCGAGGCGCGGCAGTACAACGAGTCCATCAGTGTGTTGAGGTTCGTGGTCAAGCGACACCCGGAGTCGGCGGAGGCGCACGTCGATCTCGGGCTCTGCTACCACCGACGCAACCGCGACGGCGATCGCGAGCTGGCGATCGAGCACCTCGAGACCGCGCTCGAGCTGCGCCCGGACTGGGAGCAGGTCGGCGACCTGCTCGAACAGCTGCTGTGA
- a CDS encoding tetratricopeptide repeat protein codes for MDRGRADRSFSSGLRVASRGDLIAEVHAKARRRVIKRAAQLTALAAALLAAGVTLKIVGERRTRAAALATAREHASKGDAAELRLAGDVLDAAIARDRQSPVAEAERAVLRAHLWLEFGERRDLAEAAIAEAPADAEPTRLAQAILAFGDADREGAAAILAELDGSQDPLVRTEATWLAGQLAISNHPDDDDELERALAAVDAALGESAANAALRRVRARLLLQLDRPTEALGELERARELARAHLGLAADEALFNALLGREAAGVASVADQLLEVGEALPLRDRHNTLLARAVVHVRAGELDEGLTRLEEAREGIPRWDRLAVRLAIDTALEAGAADAADAWLDGADLPADEIAIDRAWMTYVRGDVMTALEQLAKLPQEQPRVAYVQALALVEQRRFAEAEPWIRRVDELLPGRIEIEVARARVELRTGDKTVALRKLQALAEEEPYSPRAWTGLGEALLLQDGEVDLRKAKQALERAVEREPLPAEAMLLLAEIADRRRARDPAGMTAAEQLLQRAVETAPTLPRYRERQVQLWADTGQERRAFAAATELVEVPGVTADTLVRYVDLAAALGERDVDAEAVLERARALGAAPNAIARARARMLLVGSDKDDVVEAQRSLAAIVQQDPVDIDARVLLAETYVRQFDRKAAELVVRRGFPPTPDAQQGRLFFAWASIEARMGKPKVAAPRARSAFVRLLDENRPAPELLVAGELAARLWVRQDNERIAMTITDQLTERLPWSAEAWTIRAKTELGVGEAAAARTSADRAIALDPDSARAHEIRGHCLLRFGQKDKARAAYERAVELAKGTRAEKDYRENLRRL; via the coding sequence GTGGATCGTGGGCGTGCCGATCGATCGTTCTCCAGCGGATTGAGGGTCGCCAGTCGCGGCGATCTCATCGCAGAGGTGCACGCCAAGGCGCGGCGGCGCGTGATCAAGCGCGCCGCCCAGCTGACCGCACTCGCCGCTGCGCTGCTCGCCGCCGGTGTCACGCTGAAGATCGTCGGCGAGCGACGCACCCGCGCGGCCGCGCTGGCGACCGCGCGCGAGCACGCCAGCAAAGGTGACGCCGCGGAGCTCCGCCTTGCCGGCGACGTGCTCGACGCCGCGATCGCACGCGACCGGCAGAGCCCCGTCGCCGAGGCCGAGCGCGCGGTGCTGCGGGCCCACCTGTGGCTCGAGTTCGGCGAGCGCAGGGACCTCGCCGAGGCCGCCATCGCCGAGGCCCCCGCCGACGCCGAGCCCACCCGACTCGCGCAGGCGATCCTCGCCTTCGGCGATGCCGATCGCGAGGGTGCCGCGGCGATTCTCGCAGAGCTCGACGGCAGTCAGGATCCGCTGGTGCGCACCGAGGCGACCTGGCTCGCCGGCCAGCTCGCGATCTCCAACCATCCCGACGACGACGACGAGCTGGAGCGCGCGCTCGCAGCGGTCGACGCCGCGCTCGGAGAGAGCGCCGCCAACGCTGCGCTTCGCCGGGTGCGAGCGCGGCTGCTGCTGCAGCTCGACCGACCCACCGAGGCGCTCGGTGAGCTGGAGCGTGCGCGCGAGCTGGCACGCGCGCACCTGGGCCTGGCCGCCGACGAGGCGCTGTTCAACGCGCTGCTCGGCCGCGAGGCCGCGGGCGTCGCGAGCGTGGCCGACCAGCTGCTCGAGGTCGGTGAGGCGCTGCCGCTGCGCGACCGCCACAACACACTGTTGGCGCGCGCCGTCGTGCACGTGCGCGCCGGTGAGCTCGACGAGGGGCTCACGCGGCTCGAGGAGGCCCGCGAGGGCATCCCGCGCTGGGATCGCCTGGCCGTACGGCTCGCGATCGACACCGCGCTCGAGGCCGGGGCCGCCGATGCCGCCGACGCATGGCTCGATGGCGCCGACCTGCCCGCCGACGAGATCGCGATCGATCGCGCGTGGATGACCTACGTGCGCGGCGACGTCATGACCGCGCTCGAGCAGCTCGCGAAGCTGCCGCAGGAGCAACCCCGCGTGGCGTACGTCCAGGCGCTCGCGCTGGTCGAGCAGCGACGTTTCGCGGAGGCCGAGCCGTGGATCCGCCGCGTCGACGAGCTGCTCCCAGGCCGCATCGAGATCGAGGTCGCACGGGCGCGCGTCGAGCTGCGGACCGGCGACAAGACCGTCGCGCTGCGCAAGCTGCAGGCACTCGCGGAGGAGGAGCCGTACTCCCCACGCGCCTGGACCGGGCTGGGCGAGGCGTTGCTGCTGCAGGACGGCGAGGTCGATCTGCGCAAGGCCAAGCAGGCGCTCGAACGCGCCGTCGAGCGCGAACCGCTGCCGGCCGAGGCCATGTTGCTGCTGGCGGAGATCGCCGATCGCCGGCGCGCGCGCGACCCCGCGGGCATGACCGCGGCCGAGCAACTGCTGCAGCGCGCAGTCGAGACCGCGCCGACGCTGCCGCGCTACCGCGAGCGACAGGTCCAGCTGTGGGCCGACACCGGCCAGGAGCGCCGCGCGTTCGCGGCCGCGACCGAGCTGGTCGAGGTTCCCGGCGTCACCGCCGACACGCTGGTGCGCTACGTCGATCTCGCGGCCGCGCTGGGCGAGCGCGACGTCGATGCCGAGGCGGTGCTCGAGCGCGCACGGGCCCTGGGCGCCGCACCGAACGCGATCGCGCGCGCACGGGCACGCATGTTGCTGGTCGGCAGCGACAAGGACGACGTCGTCGAGGCGCAGCGATCGCTCGCCGCGATCGTGCAGCAGGACCCGGTCGACATCGACGCGCGGGTGCTGCTGGCCGAGACCTACGTCCGGCAGTTCGATCGCAAGGCCGCCGAGCTGGTGGTGCGCCGCGGCTTCCCGCCGACCCCGGACGCGCAGCAGGGCCGGCTGTTCTTCGCATGGGCGTCGATCGAAGCCCGCATGGGCAAGCCCAAGGTCGCCGCGCCGCGGGCCCGCTCCGCGTTCGTCCGCCTGCTCGACGAGAACCGACCAGCCCCCGAGCTGTTGGTCGCAGGGGAGCTCGCGGCGCGCCTGTGGGTGCGCCAGGACAACGAGCGCATCGCGATGACGATCACCGATCAGCTCACCGAGCGGCTGCCGTGGTCGGCCGAGGCGTGGACGATCCGCGCCAAGACCGAGCTCGGCGTCGGCGAGGCCGCCGCGGCCCGCACCAGCGCCGATCGGGCCATCGCGCTCGACCCCGACAGCGCCCGCGCGCACGAAATCCGTGGCCACTGCCTGCTGCGCTTCGGACAGAAGGACAAGGCGCGCGCCGCCTACGAGCGCGCGGTCGAGCTGGCCAAGGGCACCCGCGCCGAGAAGGACTACCGCGAGAACCTGCGCCGACTGTAG
- a CDS encoding c-type cytochrome yields MRAAPPPPGSPRERGRKLRAHPRFAAAGLGGNHRSVSTNPRTGSLRSAQPRATALAFVVAIAGVAAACDQKEPLPPYKQRLHRGKSSGFDAADASAAAGPSPAAVLDRVRALLQPLPAQVDNPANPITDAKRDLGRTLYFDTRLSKNQDLSCNSCHVLASYGIDVREVDGKRARTSGGHDGQTGARNSPTVYNAALALSQFWDGRAADVEAQAGMPILNPVEMAMPDEASVVRVLKSIPGYRERFEAAFPGEADPITYANMTRAIGAFERKLMTPSRFDAFLKGDLAALEPKELEGLQLFVDVGCTQCHNGPGLGGAQFQKLGSVKPWPDLTDEGRGAITGNAIDRFVFRVPLLRNVAQTGPWLHDGSIAELSTMVDKMAEHQAARGQLTPAENGAIVAFLGSLTGELPAADIAAPELPPGGPDTPKADPSR; encoded by the coding sequence ATGCGCGCTGCGCCTCCCCCACCCGGTTCCCCGCGGGAGCGCGGCCGCAAGCTCCGCGCGCACCCCCGATTTGCAGCCGCAGGCCTTGGTGGTAATCACCGCAGCGTGAGCACGAATCCCCGGACTGGCAGCCTCCGCAGCGCCCAACCGCGGGCGACCGCACTCGCGTTCGTGGTCGCCATCGCCGGCGTCGCTGCGGCCTGCGATCAAAAGGAGCCGCTGCCGCCGTACAAGCAGCGCCTGCACCGCGGCAAGTCCTCTGGCTTCGACGCCGCGGACGCGAGCGCAGCCGCCGGCCCCTCGCCCGCGGCCGTGCTCGACCGCGTGCGCGCGCTGTTGCAGCCGCTGCCGGCGCAGGTCGACAACCCCGCGAACCCGATCACCGACGCCAAGCGCGACCTCGGCCGCACGCTCTACTTCGACACACGCCTGTCGAAGAACCAAGACCTCTCGTGCAACAGCTGCCACGTGCTCGCGAGCTACGGCATCGACGTGCGCGAGGTCGACGGCAAGCGTGCGCGCACCTCGGGTGGTCACGACGGCCAGACCGGCGCCCGCAATTCGCCCACCGTCTACAACGCCGCGCTGGCGCTGTCGCAGTTCTGGGACGGGCGCGCGGCCGACGTCGAGGCCCAAGCCGGCATGCCGATCCTCAACCCGGTCGAGATGGCGATGCCCGACGAGGCCAGCGTGGTGCGGGTGCTGAAGTCGATCCCCGGCTACCGCGAGCGCTTCGAGGCCGCGTTCCCCGGCGAGGCCGATCCGATCACCTACGCCAACATGACGCGCGCCATCGGTGCGTTCGAGCGCAAGCTGATGACGCCGTCGCGGTTCGACGCGTTCCTGAAGGGCGACCTGGCGGCGCTCGAGCCGAAGGAGCTCGAGGGGCTGCAGCTGTTCGTCGATGTCGGCTGCACGCAGTGCCACAACGGGCCCGGCCTTGGTGGGGCGCAGTTCCAGAAGCTGGGCAGCGTCAAGCCGTGGCCCGACCTCACCGACGAGGGCCGCGGTGCAATCACCGGCAACGCGATCGATCGGTTCGTGTTCCGCGTGCCGCTGCTGCGCAACGTCGCGCAGACCGGGCCGTGGCTGCACGATGGATCGATCGCCGAGCTCTCGACGATGGTCGACAAGATGGCCGAGCACCAAGCCGCGCGCGGCCAGCTGACGCCGGCCGAGAACGGCGCGATCGTGGCGTTCCTCGGCTCGCTCACCGGCGAGCTGCCGGCAGCCGACATCGCCGCGCCCGAGCTGCCACCTGGCGGCCCCGACACGCCCAAGGCCGACCCGTCGCGGTAG
- a CDS encoding class I SAM-dependent methyltransferase produces the protein MPHARSTSPRSLVLVTVWLVACTPSPARRVEPPTAAQPADAAPARSEATAPTATSVEADAASARAAELAANDARILAAAAEIEAKAAQAATRWTPALEQHARKLMATRWRSTGAAMKAILGSPHRQPDSASRDPWRHPAQTLAFFGITPKMRVFEVGPGGGWWTELLAPLLAAQGKLSIATWDARDDPSARAQYRARTSAALLASAPLLYGKIERIPNVGLKFEMGPDASLDAIMVMRMTQNMMLGGGLEPFLAEAYAALVPGGILAIEQHRAPASMTTPQHPELGYLPEGWLVEQVTAAGFELVARSELNANPKDTKDHPKGVWALPPTYADGDVDRARYEAIGESDRMTLKFMKPTAAAKPASATAPADAARSASAAAPASAAD, from the coding sequence GTGCCCCACGCCCGCTCGACGTCACCTCGCAGCCTCGTCCTCGTCACCGTCTGGCTCGTGGCCTGCACCCCGAGCCCGGCGCGCCGCGTCGAACCACCGACCGCGGCGCAGCCCGCCGACGCCGCGCCCGCTCGATCGGAAGCGACGGCGCCGACGGCCACGTCGGTCGAGGCCGACGCCGCGTCCGCGCGAGCGGCCGAGCTCGCCGCCAACGATGCACGGATCCTCGCCGCCGCGGCCGAGATCGAGGCCAAGGCCGCACAGGCCGCGACGCGCTGGACGCCCGCGCTCGAGCAGCACGCACGCAAGCTCATGGCCACGCGCTGGCGCAGCACCGGCGCGGCGATGAAGGCGATCCTCGGCAGCCCGCATCGCCAGCCCGACAGCGCCTCGCGCGATCCGTGGCGCCACCCGGCGCAGACCCTCGCCTTCTTCGGCATCACGCCGAAGATGCGTGTGTTCGAGGTCGGGCCGGGCGGCGGTTGGTGGACCGAGTTGCTCGCGCCGTTGTTGGCCGCGCAGGGCAAGCTGTCGATCGCCACCTGGGACGCGCGCGACGACCCCAGCGCACGCGCGCAGTACCGGGCGCGCACCTCGGCGGCGTTGCTGGCCTCGGCGCCGCTGCTGTACGGCAAGATCGAACGCATCCCCAACGTCGGCTTGAAGTTCGAGATGGGCCCGGACGCGTCGCTCGATGCGATCATGGTCATGCGCATGACCCAAAACATGATGCTGGGCGGCGGGCTCGAGCCGTTCCTCGCCGAGGCCTACGCCGCGCTGGTGCCGGGCGGAATTCTGGCGATCGAGCAGCACCGTGCGCCCGCCAGCATGACGACCCCGCAGCACCCGGAGCTGGGCTACCTGCCCGAGGGGTGGCTGGTCGAGCAGGTCACTGCGGCCGGCTTCGAGCTGGTCGCGCGCTCCGAGCTGAACGCCAACCCGAAGGACACCAAGGATCACCCCAAGGGTGTGTGGGCGCTGCCGCCGACCTACGCCGACGGTGACGTCGATCGAGCCCGCTACGAGGCCATCGGCGAGAGCGACCGCATGACCCTGAAGTTCATGAAGCCGACCGCTGCGGCGAAGCCCGCCAGCGCGACGGCGCCGGCCGACGCGGCGCGGTCGGCCAGCGCGGCGGCGCCGGCCAGCGCGGCGGACTGA
- the hemE gene encoding uroporphyrinogen decarboxylase — protein MASSLWSLHRRRWPRPLAAQPLACAGGARGIVRGSMARDHSFLQACRGERPERTPIWVMRQAGRYLPEYRAVRAKVSFEELCRTPELCAEVTLQPIDRFGFDAAILFSDILVVFDAIGVPVSFNPAPQIATPVRTAAELDALRWGRAGDHLGYVFDAVRACKAALADRVPLIGFCGAPMTTASYMIEGGGSREFEHTKAMAFCEPATFARMLERITTLLVEYLAGQVAAGADALQIFESWGAAFAPDDYRVHVLPHLRRLVQECKPLGVPIILFVRGNASLLREVAELGADVVGIDWSIGMAEAIEVVGRDRVVQGNLDPMTLLGPPELVADKARRILAAGTQARAHIFNLGHGISRHTDPAVVQHLVDVVHGG, from the coding sequence ATGGCCTCATCGCTCTGGAGTCTACACCGCCGACGATGGCCGCGCCCACTGGCGGCGCAGCCGCTCGCGTGCGCTGGCGGGGCCCGCGGTATAGTCCGGGGATCGATGGCGCGAGACCACAGCTTCCTGCAGGCCTGTCGCGGTGAACGACCCGAGCGCACGCCGATCTGGGTGATGCGCCAGGCCGGACGCTATCTCCCCGAGTACCGGGCCGTGCGCGCCAAGGTCAGCTTCGAGGAGCTGTGTCGCACGCCCGAGCTGTGCGCCGAGGTGACGCTGCAACCGATCGATCGCTTCGGCTTCGACGCCGCGATCCTCTTCTCGGACATCCTCGTCGTGTTCGACGCCATTGGCGTCCCCGTCAGCTTCAATCCCGCGCCGCAGATCGCGACCCCGGTGCGCACGGCGGCCGAGCTCGACGCGCTGCGGTGGGGCCGCGCCGGTGACCATCTCGGCTACGTGTTCGACGCGGTGCGCGCCTGCAAGGCGGCGCTCGCCGATCGGGTGCCGCTCATCGGCTTCTGCGGCGCGCCGATGACCACCGCGAGCTACATGATCGAGGGCGGCGGTTCACGCGAATTCGAGCACACCAAGGCGATGGCGTTCTGCGAGCCGGCGACGTTCGCTCGCATGCTCGAGCGCATCACCACGCTGCTGGTCGAGTACCTCGCCGGTCAGGTCGCCGCCGGCGCCGACGCCCTGCAGATCTTCGAGAGCTGGGGCGCCGCGTTCGCGCCCGATGACTACCGCGTGCACGTGTTGCCGCACCTGCGCCGGCTGGTGCAGGAGTGCAAGCCGCTCGGGGTCCCGATCATCTTGTTCGTGCGTGGCAACGCGAGCCTGCTGCGCGAGGTCGCGGAGCTGGGTGCCGACGTGGTCGGGATCGACTGGTCGATCGGGATGGCGGAGGCGATCGAGGTGGTCGGTCGCGACCGCGTCGTGCAGGGCAACCTCGACCCGATGACGCTGCTGGGGCCGCCGGAGCTGGTGGCCGACAAGGCCCGACGCATCCTCGCGGCGGGCACCCAGGCGCGCGCGCACATCTTCAACCTCGGGCACGGCATTTCTCGCCACACCGATCCCGCGGTGGTGCAGCACCTGGTCGACGTGGTCCACGGCGGATGA
- a CDS encoding VCBS repeat-containing protein → MVLLPLTACEEADPSLMPGPEVASKLIGPEGGSLSSPDAVLTIEIPPGALASSIELSIQLTTTVPASIGTAYRVKPNMPLMMPAAVTYNFGGTDVSAYDVSRLTVGRAAADRFEPLEGASVDADKRTTTAPDPSLSFGYGLVVGTGNGGTTGDTDGSTSGDGSSGGSSSTTTGDATSGSSSGAVDSSGGSSSGTTTTGEPACGDGQVVPGELCLVDGTSVLVGVGPRALALADLDADTDLDLVVANGADDAISVRAGDGAGEFGLDTPYPVGNNPADLRIGEFTGDAELDVVVCNESAGNIGLLAGTGGGAFASQVVFDVGNLPRSFVIADIDEDTIDDLAVVNNATDDVSLLFGNGTGFDAATTVSVANAPVALAVADFTGDMNLDLATISGSALALRGGNGSGTFGAPANYDLTVAGTALWVADVNGDGDLDVAVVVELGDEVLVALGNGIGGFGPATPYPVGSGPLAIEGADLDGDGNLDLVVANGADTTITVLLGNGLGGFDDGGTFMVGNGPSDLAIGDVDGDGAPDVLVSVQSDDLVAVLLSDP, encoded by the coding sequence ATGGTGTTGCTCCCGCTGACGGCATGCGAGGAGGCTGACCCCTCGTTGATGCCCGGCCCGGAGGTTGCGAGCAAGCTCATCGGGCCCGAGGGCGGCTCGCTCAGCTCGCCCGACGCCGTGCTGACGATCGAGATCCCGCCCGGCGCACTCGCCTCGAGCATCGAGCTGAGCATCCAGCTCACCACCACCGTCCCCGCGAGCATCGGCACCGCCTACCGCGTGAAGCCCAACATGCCGCTGATGATGCCGGCGGCCGTGACCTACAACTTCGGCGGCACCGACGTATCGGCCTACGACGTGAGCCGCCTGACGGTCGGGCGCGCCGCCGCCGATCGCTTCGAGCCGCTCGAGGGCGCGAGCGTCGACGCGGACAAGCGCACCACCACCGCGCCCGATCCCTCGCTTTCGTTTGGCTACGGCCTCGTGGTCGGCACCGGCAACGGCGGCACCACCGGCGACACCGACGGCTCGACCAGCGGCGACGGCTCCAGCGGCGGCAGCAGCTCGACCACCACCGGTGATGCGACCAGCGGCAGCAGCAGCGGCGCAGTCGACAGCTCCGGCGGCTCGTCGAGCGGCACCACCACCACCGGCGAGCCGGCCTGCGGCGATGGCCAGGTCGTGCCCGGTGAGCTGTGCCTCGTCGACGGCACGTCGGTGCTGGTCGGGGTCGGTCCGCGCGCGCTCGCCCTCGCCGACCTCGACGCCGACACCGATCTCGACCTCGTGGTGGCCAACGGCGCCGACGATGCGATCAGCGTCCGTGCGGGCGATGGCGCCGGCGAGTTCGGACTCGACACCCCCTATCCGGTCGGCAACAACCCCGCGGACCTGCGCATCGGCGAGTTCACCGGCGACGCCGAGCTCGACGTCGTGGTGTGCAACGAGTCGGCCGGCAACATCGGCTTGCTCGCGGGCACCGGCGGTGGCGCGTTCGCCAGCCAGGTCGTGTTCGATGTCGGCAACCTCCCGCGCAGCTTCGTGATCGCGGACATCGACGAGGACACCATCGACGATCTCGCGGTGGTCAACAACGCCACCGACGACGTCAGTCTGCTGTTCGGCAACGGCACCGGCTTCGACGCGGCGACCACCGTCAGCGTCGCCAACGCCCCGGTCGCGCTCGCGGTCGCCGACTTCACGGGCGACATGAACCTCGATCTCGCGACCATCTCGGGCAGCGCCCTGGCGCTGCGCGGCGGTAACGGCAGCGGCACCTTCGGCGCACCCGCCAACTACGACCTCACGGTCGCCGGCACCGCCCTGTGGGTCGCCGACGTCAACGGCGACGGCGATCTCGATGTCGCCGTCGTGGTCGAGCTCGGCGACGAGGTCCTGGTCGCGCTCGGCAACGGCATCGGCGGCTTCGGACCGGCGACGCCGTACCCAGTCGGCTCCGGCCCGCTCGCGATCGAAGGCGCCGACCTCGACGGCGACGGCAACCTCGACCTCGTGGTCGCCAACGGTGCCGACACCACCATCACCGTGCTGCTCGGCAACGGGCTCGGCGGCTTCGACGACGGCGGCACCTTCATGGTCGGCAACGGCCCCAGCGACCTCGCCATCGGCGACGTCGACGGCGACGGCGCGCCCGACGTACTGGTGTCGGTGCAGAGCGACGACCTGGTCGCCGTGCTGCTGTCCGACCCATGA